One segment of Terriglobia bacterium DNA contains the following:
- a CDS encoding pyridoxamine 5'-phosphate oxidase family protein has translation MSEVDDLASCIAIEDEETLRSRYASPRFLPVLDQLDRSCRLFIAHSPILIIGTTQPGNGVDISPRGDAPGFVRVLDDHTLVIPDRRGNNRLDSMTNLLVNNEIGLFFMIPGVHETLRIKGTARLSREPEYLAAAEAQGQQPNTVIVVTVTWAFIHCGKALNRSKLWENDYRAHPRAWLIARSTLENSTVVDVDLTKPPVIPDKETGSEES, from the coding sequence ATGAGTGAAGTTGACGATCTTGCATCATGCATTGCAATAGAGGACGAAGAAACGCTAAGGTCGCGTTATGCTTCACCTCGCTTTTTGCCTGTTCTAGACCAGCTCGACAGAAGCTGCCGTTTGTTTATTGCACATTCCCCCATCTTGATTATCGGCACCACTCAGCCAGGCAACGGCGTCGACATAAGTCCGAGAGGCGATGCACCGGGATTTGTACGCGTGCTCGATGACCATACACTCGTTATTCCCGACCGCCGCGGTAATAATCGTCTGGACTCGATGACCAATCTGCTGGTCAATAATGAAATCGGACTCTTTTTCATGATTCCAGGAGTGCATGAAACACTCAGAATCAAGGGAACGGCACGCCTGAGCCGCGAGCCTGAATATCTGGCTGCGGCAGAAGCGCAGGGGCAACAACCAAATACCGTAATCGTTGTAACCGTCACCTGGGCCTTTATTCATTGTGGCAAGGCGCTGAACCGCTCGAAGCTGTGGGAAAACGATTATCGTGCCCACCCACGGGCCTGGCTGATCGCTCGAAGCACGCTGGAAAACAGCACAGTAGTCGATGTTGATCTGACGAAGCCGCCCGTGATTCCGGACAAAGAAACTGGATCCGAGGAGAGTTAG
- a CDS encoding radical SAM protein: MANFDCLLVGHNELEFQQYFNILENMASSGGRDHVAFTDMQLNCVRYKGKPYQAMDILTEFYNEGLDRKDHKDFYNGDCLWTGITYLGSYLAKRGYTFDYINLFHWEKQQLKEKLKANNYALIVLTGTMYVFEQNIWEIITFIRKVKPDAKIIAGGPYISKEAEEREPEYVKPLFRYLNADFYCYSREGEQTLVKLIDALKNNIDVSTVHNIAYKKGKDYLVTPRLRETNPLADNMIDYPLFAEGFAKSGWANVRISDGCPYACGFCSFPEHGNERYVIMNLERIEREFDSIKAAGTITHIFFIDATMNVPPNQFKAMLRMMIRKNYSFTWHCFFRCDQTDEETIQLMKEAGCMGVFLGLESANETVLKNMDKTAHKADFRRTMPWFKKYGLRQMISVQVGFPGETYESLQESFDFIEEIKPDYTRIQIWFCDATTPVWRKRDKFALKGKAYGWSHYTMNAETAVELVVRSFMALEHVSWVPDPGYNWVSFYLNETRGMSIEQQKTFIKFFVAAAKEKLLKPNLKQISPALLENFKLSAQFDRPGKPDLSVLEPYSGARYVSAEKFWLDEFRQARRPAAAPKLGSGASTSVARFVNKQLLNQLSSSYKVDFAELIFACYGALLARTLGQDEAVVVASLDDKEPFPVLFHSSDQSTFAEFAHASSEKLQQARIHRLFAFFILTNPLRLKEFGSTCPSFTAGCVVSDSPEVTMSGRLEHYSAVNKQIDLLLKLTTGSDGTSFEVSCPTGRYSQAQVEKIAEDLMSAMEVLSTNMDLKLNSFAWDYTLAERKAAAAASHQVLDVPAAVQQES, translated from the coding sequence ATGGCGAATTTCGATTGCCTGCTAGTTGGACACAACGAGCTGGAGTTTCAGCAATACTTCAACATTCTTGAAAACATGGCTTCTTCGGGCGGACGCGATCATGTGGCCTTTACTGACATGCAGCTCAATTGCGTTCGCTATAAGGGCAAGCCCTACCAGGCAATGGACATCCTCACCGAATTCTATAATGAGGGGCTCGACCGCAAGGACCATAAAGATTTTTACAACGGCGATTGCCTGTGGACTGGGATTACCTATCTGGGTAGCTACCTCGCGAAGCGAGGATACACATTCGATTACATCAATTTGTTTCATTGGGAAAAACAGCAGCTCAAGGAAAAGCTGAAGGCTAATAACTATGCTCTGATTGTCCTTACCGGCACAATGTACGTCTTTGAGCAGAACATTTGGGAAATTATTACCTTCATTCGTAAAGTAAAGCCGGATGCAAAAATCATTGCCGGCGGCCCGTACATCTCAAAAGAAGCCGAAGAACGGGAGCCAGAATATGTCAAGCCTCTTTTCCGTTATTTGAATGCTGATTTCTACTGCTACAGCCGCGAGGGTGAACAGACACTGGTCAAACTGATCGACGCCCTAAAAAACAACATCGACGTGAGCACTGTCCATAATATTGCTTATAAAAAAGGCAAAGACTATCTTGTCACTCCCCGCCTGCGGGAGACGAATCCGCTGGCGGACAACATGATTGATTATCCGCTGTTTGCCGAAGGGTTCGCAAAATCCGGTTGGGCCAACGTGCGGATTTCTGATGGCTGTCCGTATGCATGTGGTTTTTGTTCCTTCCCTGAGCATGGCAATGAGCGCTATGTAATCATGAACCTTGAGCGTATCGAGCGGGAGTTCGATTCCATCAAAGCTGCTGGCACAATCACTCATATTTTCTTCATTGATGCCACCATGAACGTTCCTCCCAACCAGTTCAAGGCCATGCTGCGCATGATGATCAGGAAGAACTATAGCTTCACATGGCACTGCTTCTTCCGCTGCGACCAGACGGATGAAGAGACCATCCAGTTAATGAAGGAAGCGGGCTGTATGGGAGTTTTTCTGGGCCTCGAATCTGCCAATGAGACGGTACTTAAGAACATGGACAAGACCGCTCACAAAGCGGACTTCCGCAGGACGATGCCCTGGTTCAAGAAATATGGGCTGCGCCAGATGATCTCCGTGCAAGTAGGCTTTCCTGGAGAAACATATGAGAGCCTGCAGGAATCGTTCGACTTTATTGAGGAAATCAAGCCCGATTACACACGAATCCAGATCTGGTTCTGTGATGCCACCACTCCTGTGTGGCGCAAGCGAGACAAATTTGCGCTGAAAGGCAAAGCGTATGGCTGGTCACATTACACCATGAATGCCGAAACAGCCGTTGAGTTGGTCGTTCGATCGTTTATGGCTTTGGAGCATGTCTCCTGGGTGCCTGATCCCGGATATAACTGGGTTTCTTTTTACCTCAATGAGACGCGAGGCATGTCCATTGAACAGCAGAAGACCTTCATTAAATTCTTTGTCGCAGCAGCCAAGGAGAAGCTCCTGAAGCCAAACCTTAAGCAAATCTCCCCAGCGTTGCTGGAAAACTTTAAATTAAGTGCCCAGTTTGATCGCCCTGGAAAACCGGACCTGAGCGTACTTGAACCCTATTCCGGAGCAAGGTATGTTTCTGCCGAAAAGTTCTGGCTTGATGAGTTCAGGCAGGCACGCCGGCCCGCAGCGGCCCCTAAATTGGGAAGTGGAGCATCCACTTCAGTTGCCCGATTTGTGAACAAGCAATTACTGAATCAGCTCAGCTCGTCGTACAAGGTGGATTTTGCGGAACTGATTTTCGCCTGCTACGGCGCTTTGTTGGCCAGAACCTTGGGCCAGGACGAGGCTGTGGTGGTTGCTTCGCTGGATGACAAAGAGCCGTTCCCGGTTCTCTTCCACTCTTCTGACCAATCAACCTTCGCTGAATTTGCCCATGCCTCGAGTGAAAAGCTGCAGCAGGCGCGTATTCATCGTCTGTTTGCCTTCTTCATTCTGACGAATCCATTGCGCCTGAAGGAGTTCGGAAGCACATGCCCGTCATTTACCGCGGGCTGTGTCGTGTCGGATTCGCCAGAAGTCACTATGAGTGGGCGGCTGGAGCACTATTCAGCAGTCAATAAACAGATAGATCTGCTGCTCAAGCTCACCACCGGAAGCGATGGTACGTCATTTGAAGTTTCCTGCCCGACGGGCCGTTACTCTCAAGCTCAAGTAGAGAAGATCGCCGAAGACCTTATGTCTGCCATGGAGGTCCTGAGCACCAATATGGACCTTAAGCTCAATAGTTTTGCCTGGGACTACACACTCGCAGAGAGGAAAGCTGCGGCAGCAGCCTCTCATCAGGTCCTCGATGTTCCCGCTGCCGTACAACAGGAAAGCTGA
- a CDS encoding amino acid adenylation domain-containing protein has translation MQPSSSELQVLTIDSQHQMMTEWNNTHADYPSDKCMHELFEQRVSETPSAVVVVCGSRQLTYQELNQKANQLANYLRKLGAGPDVLVGICMHRSLEMIVGILGTLKAGAAYVPLDPGYPQKRLASMMEDVDLRVLLTTRDMAAVLPETKLKQVCLDSEWPQIAGESGDNLPATTSVRNLCYVIFTSGSTGKAKAAAVFHGGWTNLMHWFVTEFNIAPVDKVLVISSFSFDITQRSIVMPLITGAQLHLLASPHYDPALILQTIAEQGITRMNCAPSTFYPLVENSSKAFSKLSSLQTLFLGGEAISASRIREWAQSRECNAKIANVYGAAECSDVSTFYVLKNYDKYVESSVPIGKPIFNTQVYLLDDSLNPVPSGQAGEICIAGDGVGSGYINDRALTEQKFVANPFNTGSSPRLYRTGDLGKFSSDENLEFIGRVDHQVKLRGFRIDLGDIESNLRQHKEVKEAVVLSKTFSEQDQRLVAFVVPRHRGGSRDQTGSQLRSFLKERLPEYMVPNDVVILEEMPLSPNGKTDRNVLLSMDILAMGTKAGPEEPQTPAEHDLAAIFAKVLKLERVGIIDNFFDLGGHSYLVTETLGCIADHFHVNLSIFDFLANPRVTDLLKRIEEVQQEDAVLEH, from the coding sequence ATGCAACCTTCGAGCTCTGAACTACAGGTGCTGACCATCGACTCTCAGCACCAGATGATGACGGAATGGAACAACACGCACGCTGATTATCCCAGTGACAAGTGCATGCACGAGCTGTTTGAGCAGCGCGTCTCCGAGACACCCAGCGCGGTCGTCGTGGTTTGCGGGTCCCGGCAATTGACGTATCAGGAATTGAACCAGAAAGCGAATCAGTTGGCGAACTACTTGCGGAAACTGGGAGCGGGCCCAGACGTTCTTGTGGGTATTTGCATGCATCGTTCGCTGGAAATGATCGTCGGAATTCTGGGTACACTCAAGGCCGGCGCTGCCTATGTTCCCCTTGATCCCGGCTATCCGCAGAAGCGTCTGGCATCGATGATGGAAGACGTTGATTTGCGAGTGTTGCTCACCACCCGTGATATGGCAGCTGTCTTGCCGGAGACCAAGCTGAAGCAGGTATGTCTGGACAGTGAGTGGCCGCAGATTGCCGGGGAGAGCGGCGACAATCTGCCAGCGACGACATCTGTAAGAAATCTGTGCTATGTCATCTTCACCTCCGGATCAACCGGGAAGGCAAAGGCTGCGGCCGTCTTCCATGGCGGCTGGACCAATCTGATGCACTGGTTTGTCACCGAGTTTAATATCGCGCCGGTCGACAAGGTGCTGGTGATCAGCTCTTTCAGCTTTGACATAACTCAAAGAAGCATTGTTATGCCCCTGATTACGGGAGCACAACTACACCTGCTGGCCTCACCTCACTACGATCCTGCATTGATTCTGCAGACGATAGCGGAGCAAGGCATCACCCGCATGAACTGCGCTCCCAGCACTTTCTATCCCCTGGTTGAGAATTCAAGCAAGGCTTTTTCCAAGCTGAGTTCCTTGCAGACATTATTTTTGGGCGGCGAAGCCATTTCCGCCTCGCGGATCCGCGAATGGGCTCAGTCTCGCGAGTGCAATGCGAAGATAGCCAACGTGTATGGCGCCGCGGAGTGCAGTGATGTCTCCACTTTCTATGTGTTGAAGAACTATGACAAGTATGTAGAGAGCTCCGTTCCTATCGGAAAGCCCATCTTCAACACACAGGTCTACCTGCTGGATGATTCGCTGAATCCTGTGCCTTCTGGACAAGCCGGAGAGATCTGCATTGCCGGCGATGGTGTTGGCTCCGGCTACATCAATGATCGCGCGTTGACAGAACAAAAATTTGTCGCCAATCCCTTCAACACCGGATCATCCCCCCGACTTTACCGCACCGGAGACCTCGGAAAGTTTTCGTCCGATGAGAACCTGGAATTTATTGGCCGGGTTGATCACCAGGTGAAATTGCGGGGATTCCGTATCGACTTGGGCGATATCGAATCCAATCTGCGCCAGCACAAAGAAGTAAAAGAAGCTGTGGTATTAAGCAAGACATTCAGCGAGCAGGACCAACGTTTGGTTGCATTCGTGGTGCCGCGGCATCGCGGCGGCTCGCGTGACCAGACCGGAAGCCAATTGAGGTCTTTCTTGAAGGAACGGCTGCCTGAGTACATGGTGCCAAATGATGTAGTTATTCTCGAGGAAATGCCGCTAAGCCCCAATGGCAAGACCGACCGCAACGTCTTGTTGAGTATGGATATTCTCGCCATGGGCACGAAGGCGGGACCAGAAGAGCCCCAGACTCCTGCGGAGCACGACCTTGCAGCCATTTTCGCCAAAGTATTGAAACTCGAACGGGTCGGAATCATTGATAACTTCTTCGACCTGGGCGGACATTCATATCTGGTTACTGAAACCCTGGGCTGCATTGCGGATCACTTTCATGTGAATCTGTCGATATTTGACTTCCTTGCCAACCCCAGAGTTACGGATCTTTTGAAGCGCATAGAAGAAGTGCAACAGGAAGACGCAGTTTTGGAGCATTAA
- a CDS encoding cupin domain-containing protein: MLAANTEHHRHIHESLLAVVKSKGRVLVGDFAVEAGPGDTVFVPRWSMHQTQNATDEPMELLAVTDYGLTRQAYLGDHLRTARMNSRTRR; this comes from the coding sequence TTGCTCGCAGCGAACACCGAACATCATCGGCACATACATGAATCGTTACTCGCTGTCGTCAAGAGCAAGGGGCGTGTGCTGGTGGGTGATTTCGCCGTCGAGGCTGGACCCGGAGATACGGTGTTTGTCCCGCGATGGTCGATGCATCAGACCCAGAATGCAACGGATGAACCCATGGAACTTCTGGCGGTTACGGATTATGGCCTCACGAGGCAAGCGTATCTCGGCGATCATCTCCGTACCGCGAGGATGAATTCCAGAACGCGACGTTGA